TCAGATCTGGGTCAGCTGACTGGTCCCGTGAATCGGGGGTGTTTTGTTACCTGAAGTCATGTTCCACATGTACCTTGATAAATCGTGGGAAGCATATATTTTGAACAAGACCACCGAGAAATAGAAAGTTCTTTATTCCGAAAATTTGGAAGATACACGGCAGGAGAACACTAGCAGCAATGATGATAACGGTGCGGGTAAGCTTTATATCTAGCGTTCACGTACTGAGGTGGTTCAGTTTTCAGATGAATGTGGGTCAATTAGGTTCACCCTAAATTGAGAATTGTGGAGCGGATAATGATTCGAATTCCACAGGAGAATATGGATAATGTACAGTTGAATACCCCACAATTTCACCTACGTCCTGGTGAGGGAGCCAAGTTTAAAAACAACTGAGGAGTTTAGAAACACTCAAGTTGAGGGAGAGATTGTGATTCAAACAGATGAGACTTGCAAGGCCCAACGCTAGTCCCAAAAACCTGCTCTGGAAACAGTAGATTCCAGTAGGAATGAACCCGAGACAAGGACTTCTGCTGTGGGGACAAAGGAGGATGAAAAAATGAGTAGAACTGAAAGGGTTAAGGTGCTGTTACACTAGACATCCATTTTGTTTCTTCCCTTTAACGTAGCTATCCTGGTTGCTTGCTGGATTCCCTTTAAACTATGTCGGAATTGCGTCATGCTGGTTTAGGGTAGGGTCCTGCTAGTGAGGTGTTCGATGCACGTCACGCCTTGGGGAAGAGTTCAAAGCTTCTGTGTCATCAATTACAAAGAATGAAAATCTTGTGGTTAGACTTAAACGGAGGTACTCGCTGTGGGAGAAAGCTGCACCGACAATACTTTGAAAAGTGGCATTTGGTTTAGATATACCTGTTGATTTACCGATGCAATTCTTGTAAAACAAGATGAGACTCTAAAGCTCAGGGAGGATCATCTCCATCTGATCGTAGATGGAGGCTCTGGCCAATTCCGTTGAGAAAGGTTAAAACCCTTTAGCATACTGGCAGTGATGCATCAAGCGATGATGTGTTTGTTGATTCTGAATCTGGCTCGCTGAACGTGAACATAGAAACAACTCCAACATCTAATCGTGGTACAGTGTCTCCTCGCAAGCAGTCACAAGGACAAAAGTTCCCACTACATGACAGATTGCATCCTTGAACATGATAGTCTCAAGATTAGAAATTCAAAGGTCGTCACAAATGGCTTTTGTAAAATCTGTCGTTGATGAAGAGCCACCAAGATCAGCTGTTCGATACTTCCCGTCTGCTATTCAAAGTTCATAATCATGCTTCAGATGAAAGCTTCAGTTTGCTAAAATACCAGAATACGGAACATAGATGTTCCTCAAGTTCATTATATGCTTGATGAACAAATGCAATATTTAAACAAGAGATAACTGTGGATTGTTGCTTACCATCCCAGCAATATCAGGGGCCGAACCATGCACTGCCTCAGCAAGGGCAATGCCGTACTCCCCAATGTTACAGCTAGATGAAGGGCAAACAAAGATTAGAAACTTGGAATGGTATAGTAAGGCCAGAAAGGGGAAAAAGAAAACAGAGGAGTACCCAGGAGTTAACCATAAGCCACCAACCAAGCCGGCACAAAAATCACTGATGATATCTCCGTAGAGGTTAGGCATTACCAGTACATCAAAGAGTGCGGGATTTTTAACTAGCTGTTTAGACACAAACAACAGAGTGAGCTGCATCAATAACAAAGCAGACCTTTAAACTCCAAGCTAAATGCAAGAGACAAAGTCATGCTGGATGAAACACTAATGTGAGAAATAATATTCTTTCACCTTAGCATTCAAAACTTCCGTTTAAAACTAAGACTTTTTTTCATTCTCTTACATTCAGCAAAGAAAATGCAGACAAATATCCTCGCCGCAGAACCTCAAAAGTAACGCTACGGAGGTCTGATATACAACCAATTTACAGAAGTAAGCAATTACAAGATTAGCAGAAGCAAAGATACCATCATGCAGCAATCGTCAATGATGACTTCCTCATAAACTATTTCAGGATACTTTGCTGCCACCTCACGACAACACTGCAGATAAAAGTCACAGCTCATTGCCCAGATATCCAAAGAAAAAATTATGGCAGTTCACAAGCTGGAGTTTGATCTACACTAAAATACCGTAAGGAAAATACCATCGATCTTGCTCATAAAGTTTGCATTATGAATTGCTGAGACCCTCTGGCGTCCGTGGGTCTTGGAATAATGAAAAGTATATTCTGCGACTCTAAGACTTGCTTGGCGAGTAATAACATTAAGACTCTCGACTACACCTCTCACCACCTAGCACAATGTAAATCAAGCACTGAGATGGTTTGGATTGGAAGATCCCACAACTATTTCAATGGAACACAAAGGAGGGGTGGAGACTTACTTCATGCTCAAGACCACTATATTCCCCTTCAGTATTTCCTCGAACTGTGACTAGATTGACGTCATCATAACGGGTTTTACATCCACGGAGACTGCAACAAGGTCTAACATTTGCATAAAAACAAAGGTCTTTCCTTAATGTAAGGCTCAAAGTCCTATCGCCTTTCGGTCCTTTTCCAATTGGGGTGTCCATTGGACCTTTCAGACCCACTTTATTTCTCTGTATTGATTCCAAACTTTCCCACGTGAGAAAACTCTGTACTCTTGGGTCTACTGTGTGCCCAACAAAATGTTCCTCCCACTCTATAGGTACATCAGCTGTAGCAAGCACCTGTACCACCGAAATTACACCAGTTAGATCTGAATTAGGCAATTGTGACTCTACTGGTCAGACGTTCAGAGGAGCTACACAACTGTACGCCACATAACTTCATTACCCTATTCTGAACCACCAAAAGGATACCAATAAGTGTATTGAACCCAAGCTGTCTTTCATTGAAAAGAAGGATATAAAAGCCATAAAGGTGTATAATAAGCTACGATGAAGGTCAGAGTATAACAGGATAGCGAGAATGAATCAAACTTCTAAGAGTGTAATCCATACTAGGTAATCAACAAAATATGCACGCCAATACCATCAATATGATCAAAAATTACACAATGTCCAAGCAACTGATTAGAACTGTCAATTTAGGAAACTCTTTGAGGTATGAATCAGAAAGTGCTTTACGTACCAGTAAATAATCCCTGTGCCAGTTGCGATTTTTCAACTAAAAAACATATATATCAACAAATTGCTTCTAGATATCATCTTTACATTATAAAATCCAGACAATTATTGTAGGTCTCGTATAAGCTAACTCAAAGAATTTCTTATCAACAGTTACGATTTCGTAGAATCGTGATTTATTTGagatagaaaaaattgaagaccaTACCTATACAACCtgatttcaaaataaaaataaatatatatatatatatacaaccctataagtgattaatttaatttttctGAAACAAACACATATAAATAAGATTAGAAGCAAACCTTCTTTACGGACTCTGCAATTTCAGGTCCGACTCCATCACCGGGGATTAAACTCACTGTAATTGGGAAACTTGGAAGAGGAGAATCATCAGAGGACGAAGAGTCAGATGATGAACATGAGAAAGGAAATGCAATAATCGTAGTTAAACTAGGGTTTGCAACGAAAGATTTTGGGATCTGTCGGCTTCGAAGAACCCTTCTGAGGATTTGAGAAGccatggaagaagttcggccaggGGCAGGGAGATCCGTTTACATAGAGAGAGTTGGAGATTTTAAtagaaatgattcaaatgaaagaAATAGCAAGGTTTGAAAGCAATAGCGGCGATAAAAAGATTCAAATGAaagcaaggtttgaaaaacacccgttaaaactagggctgcacaagaaccggtctaCACGACCTGAACCGGAGTAGAACCGGAAAAACCGGACTGGTACCGAACCGGAACCGGCTtgaccggtacagacaccggttctcAAATTTCAGAACCGGAATAGACCGGTACAGATACCGGTTCTTGGGGAGAACCGTACTTGTACCGGACCATCTGTACCGGTTATTATTAGCCATTGAGATCTATCTAGGTTTTTAATCCTAGCCGTTGAGATCTAGATAGAtgtcgagaagaaaaaaaatgaagaagcattcttcagttcttcttcgtttcttcttctccctcagcGCCAGCGGCAGCATCATTTTCTCGATTCTCTTAAGGTTTGAATCGAGATTGAATATCAGTAATATCAGTGGATCACCATCTCTATCACGATTCAGGTCAGTATTCTTCTCCTTATGCTTTGAAACTTTGAATCGTTTGATTGTACATTGATTTCGTATTGAACCCtagaatattgatttttttgacatAATCTCTAGCAaactttttgattttatgaagttCAAATCATGGGTATgtttctaatttcagttttatgataCGAGTTTTGATTGTATTGATTTTTTTAGGGTTACTGTACATCTGGTTGTattgatttttttagggtttatttttttccttttattttgttttggtttgtatgattGTCTCTCAGTAGAATACTAGAATTCCttttctaatttcagttttatgttctaagttcgtttgtatttttttttcttcagatattGAGAAGATTAGTCCAAAGGCCAAagcagagaagaaggaagaattagATTTTTGGGGTTCTCAAGTACTGCACAATGGCTTGTGGTAAGCTCAATTTTTACTCAACTCTTATATAAAGAAACAAGCAATAAGAGTTCAGTGCATATTGATATGGATCACAATGCAGTTTAGCTATTCCTTGGCTTTACAATAGGATTTCATTTTACTCTCATAAATGAAGGATCAGCAATTTCTGCAATTTGATGTAATTT
This genomic interval from Papaver somniferum cultivar HN1 unplaced genomic scaffold, ASM357369v1 unplaced-scaffold_154, whole genome shotgun sequence contains the following:
- the LOC113336906 gene encoding 3-isopropylmalate dehydrogenase, chloroplastic-like isoform X1 encodes the protein MASQILRRVLRSRQIPKSFVANPSLTTIIAFPFSCSSSDSSSSDDSPLPSFPITVSLIPGDGVGPEIAESVKKVLATADVPIEWEEHFVGHTVDPRVQSFLTWESLESIQRNKVGLKGPMDTPIGKGPKGDRTLSLTLRKDLCFYANVRPCCSLRGCKTRYDDVNLVTVRGNTEGEYSGLEHEVVRGVVESLNVITRQASLRVAEYTFHYSKTHGRQRVSAIHNANFMSKIDGIFLTCCREVAAKYPEIVYEEVIIDDCCMMLVKNPALFDVLVMPNLYGDIISDFCAGLVGGLWLTPGCNIGEYGIALAEAVHGSAPDIAGMQTGSIEQLILVALHQRQILQKPFVTTFEFLILRLSCSRMQSVM
- the LOC113336906 gene encoding 3-isopropylmalate dehydrogenase, chloroplastic-like isoform X2; this encodes MASQILRRVLRSRQIPKSFVANPSLTTIIAFPFSCSSSDSSSSDDSPLPSFPITVSLIPGDGVGPEIAESVKKVLATADVPIEWEEHFVGHTVDPRVQSFLTWESLESIQRNKVGLKGPMDTPIGKGPKGDRTLSLTLRKDLCFYANVRPCCSLRGCKTRYDDVNLVTVRGNTEGEYSGLEHEVVRGVVESLNVITRQASLRVAEYTFHYSKTHGRQRVSAIHNANFMSKIDGIFLTCCREVAAKYPEIVYEEVIIDDCCMMLVKNPALFDVLVMPNLYGDIISDFCAGLVGGLWLTPGCNIGEYGIALAEAVHGSAPDIAGMTGSIEQLILVALHQRQILQKPFVTTFEFLILRLSCSRMQSVM